In Solenopsis invicta isolate M01_SB chromosome 1, UNIL_Sinv_3.0, whole genome shotgun sequence, one genomic interval encodes:
- the LOC105207309 gene encoding uncharacterized protein LOC105207309 isoform X1, whose protein sequence is MPLKCMVWYVVIGDEWCSVVPDSWVFESDSVIWWPPKSITVTTAISKEIQPNDTWSLTPYKQLIGPFDSFQEARKIEKKSADISSDADTDAMRTAFDEPSKRPKKTRKLSSDESDTSDASSCNMPPISQQRKENTPKTISTISLPKCSYITSKQRCEGSLTKASQSQMNKRATFSSNYEKTLDSTPKRINDLNEKQHKSKKLSGISSANFGKTKPAMMERHQEWHDECYLSDIQELPGSLQLDKENQTRNHNNCCGECRDYVQKEFKKLSRQLYKIEALLKEPNAGRGDEVVGQELLPSFPLMTLQQFFECDNQLKVDANMRKQFEHMIYRIGGSTDSVMKRSPASTRAELEATMQEWLRRSGDRIRSTINKHLLEVFHEKLCETFCIVSCRFKKEWNR, encoded by the exons ATGCCATTGAAATGCatg gTGTGGTACGTTGTTATTGGCGACGAGTGGTGCTCTGTTGTACCCGACTCATGGGTCTTCGAAAGCGATTCAGTGATTTGGTGGCCACCGAAAAGTATCACTGTCACCACAGCAATATCAAAGGAAATACAGCCCAACGATACATGGAGTTTAACTCCATACAAACAGTTGATTGGCCCATTTG ATTCTTTTCAAGAAGCTCGGAAAATCGAGAAGAAATCAGCAGATATCTCATCGGATGCTGATACTGATGCTATGCGTACTGCATTTGATGAACCATCCAAACGGCCGAAAAAAACTAGAAAACTCTCCTCCGATGAGTCTGACACTTCTGATGCCAGTTCCT GTAATATGCCGCCAATTTCCCAACAACGTAAAG aaaatacaCCAAAAACAATTTCCACGATATCCCTACCAAAATGTTCGTACATTACATCAAAACAACGATGCGAAGGTAGTTTAACCAAGGCATCACAATCGCAAATGAATAAGCGTGCTACATTCTCATCCAACTACGAAAAGACTT TAGACTCTACTCCGAAACGGATCAATGATTTGAAcg aaaagcaacacaaatctaaaaaattgtCCGGCATCTCATCAGCTAATTTTGGGAAAACCAAGCCCGCAATGATGGAGCGTCATCAAGAATGGCACGATGAATGTTACCTATCTGACATACAAG AATTACCTGGTTCACTGCAGTTAGATAAAGAAAATCAAACGAGGAATCATAATAACTGTTGTG GCGAATGCAGAGATTATGTccaaaaagaattcaaaaaattgtCACGACAATTGTATAAAATCGAAGCGCTGCTAAAAGAGCCGAATGCAGGACGAGGTGACGAGGTTGTAGGACAAGAATTATTACCGTCGTTCCCGCTGATGACGCTTCAGCAATTTTTCGAATGCGACAATCAATTGAAAGTGGATGCGAACATGAGAAAACAATTC GAACACATGATATATCGAATCGGAGGTTCGACAg aTTCTGTGATGAAACGGTCACCAGCTTCAACCCGTGCAGAATTAGAAGCTACCATGCAAGAATGGCTCCGTCGCTCAGGTGACAGGATAAGAAgtac gattaataaacatttactgGAAGTCTTCCATGAGAAACTTTGCGAAACATTTTGTATCGTGTCTTGTCGTTTCAAAAAGGAATGGAACcgttaa
- the LOC120358183 gene encoding uncharacterized protein LOC120358183, translated as MGESTVGSDDLLQRCTGGNTQNDNESFNACIWKLAPKHLHCGVQTIEIAAYVAAGVFNEGFSSILRTMNTLGIVVGNYSRSFAEKTDNKRITAREQELSELAKQARIERISLQIQKNMIFEEEEGTLYGVGIAD; from the coding sequence ATGGGTGAGTCTACGGTAGGTAGTGACGATTTATTACAAAGATGCACCGGCGGAAACACACAAAACGACAATGAAAGTTTTAACGCCTGCATTTGGAAACTTGCTCCTAAACACCTTCACTGCGGTGTACAAACAATTGAAATAGCAGCATATGTAGCTGCTGGTGTCTTCAATGAAGGTTTTTCATCTATTTTGAGAACGATGAATACACTAGGAATCGTCGTTGGGAACTACAGCAGAAGCTTCGCCGAGAAAACGGACAACAAACGCATCACCGCACGGGAGCAAGAATTGTCGGAGCTCGCAAAGCAAGCGAGAATTGAAAGAATCAGCTTGCAAATTCAAAAGAACATGatcttcgaagaagaagaagggacCCTGTATGGTGTTGGAATAGCCGATTAG
- the LOC105207309 gene encoding uncharacterized protein LOC105207309 isoform X2, which translates to MPLKCMVWYVVIGDEWCSVVPDSWVFESDSVIWWPPKSITVTTAISKEIQPNDTWSLTPYKQLIGPFDSFQEARKIEKKSADISSDADTDAMRTAFDEPSKRPKKTRKLSSDESDTSDASSCNMPPISQQRKENTPKTISTISLPKCSYITSKQRCEGSLTKASQSQMNKRATFSSNYEKTYSTPKRINDLNEKQHKSKKLSGISSANFGKTKPAMMERHQEWHDECYLSDIQELPGSLQLDKENQTRNHNNCCGECRDYVQKEFKKLSRQLYKIEALLKEPNAGRGDEVVGQELLPSFPLMTLQQFFECDNQLKVDANMRKQFEHMIYRIGGSTDSVMKRSPASTRAELEATMQEWLRRSGDRIRSTINKHLLEVFHEKLCETFCIVSCRFKKEWNR; encoded by the exons ATGCCATTGAAATGCatg gTGTGGTACGTTGTTATTGGCGACGAGTGGTGCTCTGTTGTACCCGACTCATGGGTCTTCGAAAGCGATTCAGTGATTTGGTGGCCACCGAAAAGTATCACTGTCACCACAGCAATATCAAAGGAAATACAGCCCAACGATACATGGAGTTTAACTCCATACAAACAGTTGATTGGCCCATTTG ATTCTTTTCAAGAAGCTCGGAAAATCGAGAAGAAATCAGCAGATATCTCATCGGATGCTGATACTGATGCTATGCGTACTGCATTTGATGAACCATCCAAACGGCCGAAAAAAACTAGAAAACTCTCCTCCGATGAGTCTGACACTTCTGATGCCAGTTCCT GTAATATGCCGCCAATTTCCCAACAACGTAAAG aaaatacaCCAAAAACAATTTCCACGATATCCCTACCAAAATGTTCGTACATTACATCAAAACAACGATGCGAAGGTAGTTTAACCAAGGCATCACAATCGCAAATGAATAAGCGTGCTACATTCTCATCCAACTACGAAAAGACTT ACTCTACTCCGAAACGGATCAATGATTTGAAcg aaaagcaacacaaatctaaaaaattgtCCGGCATCTCATCAGCTAATTTTGGGAAAACCAAGCCCGCAATGATGGAGCGTCATCAAGAATGGCACGATGAATGTTACCTATCTGACATACAAG AATTACCTGGTTCACTGCAGTTAGATAAAGAAAATCAAACGAGGAATCATAATAACTGTTGTG GCGAATGCAGAGATTATGTccaaaaagaattcaaaaaattgtCACGACAATTGTATAAAATCGAAGCGCTGCTAAAAGAGCCGAATGCAGGACGAGGTGACGAGGTTGTAGGACAAGAATTATTACCGTCGTTCCCGCTGATGACGCTTCAGCAATTTTTCGAATGCGACAATCAATTGAAAGTGGATGCGAACATGAGAAAACAATTC GAACACATGATATATCGAATCGGAGGTTCGACAg aTTCTGTGATGAAACGGTCACCAGCTTCAACCCGTGCAGAATTAGAAGCTACCATGCAAGAATGGCTCCGTCGCTCAGGTGACAGGATAAGAAgtac gattaataaacatttactgGAAGTCTTCCATGAGAAACTTTGCGAAACATTTTGTATCGTGTCTTGTCGTTTCAAAAAGGAATGGAACcgttaa
- the LOC105207309 gene encoding uncharacterized protein LOC105207309 isoform X3, whose amino-acid sequence MPLKCMVWYVVIGDEWCSVVPDSWVFESDSVIWWPPKSITVTTAISKEIQPNDTWSLTPYKQLIGPFDSFQEARKIEKKSADISSDADTDAMRTAFDEPSKRPKKTRKLSSDESDTSDASSCNMPPISQQRKENTPKTISTISLPKCSYITSKQRCEGSLTKASQSQMNKRATFSSNYEKTLDSTPKRINDLNEKQHKSKKLSGISSANFGKTKPAMMERHQEWHDECYLSDIQELPGSLQLDKENQTRNHNNCCGECRDYVQKEFKKLSRQLYKIEALLKEPNAGRGDEVVGQELLPSFPLMTLQQFFECDNQLKVDANMRKQFIL is encoded by the exons ATGCCATTGAAATGCatg gTGTGGTACGTTGTTATTGGCGACGAGTGGTGCTCTGTTGTACCCGACTCATGGGTCTTCGAAAGCGATTCAGTGATTTGGTGGCCACCGAAAAGTATCACTGTCACCACAGCAATATCAAAGGAAATACAGCCCAACGATACATGGAGTTTAACTCCATACAAACAGTTGATTGGCCCATTTG ATTCTTTTCAAGAAGCTCGGAAAATCGAGAAGAAATCAGCAGATATCTCATCGGATGCTGATACTGATGCTATGCGTACTGCATTTGATGAACCATCCAAACGGCCGAAAAAAACTAGAAAACTCTCCTCCGATGAGTCTGACACTTCTGATGCCAGTTCCT GTAATATGCCGCCAATTTCCCAACAACGTAAAG aaaatacaCCAAAAACAATTTCCACGATATCCCTACCAAAATGTTCGTACATTACATCAAAACAACGATGCGAAGGTAGTTTAACCAAGGCATCACAATCGCAAATGAATAAGCGTGCTACATTCTCATCCAACTACGAAAAGACTT TAGACTCTACTCCGAAACGGATCAATGATTTGAAcg aaaagcaacacaaatctaaaaaattgtCCGGCATCTCATCAGCTAATTTTGGGAAAACCAAGCCCGCAATGATGGAGCGTCATCAAGAATGGCACGATGAATGTTACCTATCTGACATACAAG AATTACCTGGTTCACTGCAGTTAGATAAAGAAAATCAAACGAGGAATCATAATAACTGTTGTG GCGAATGCAGAGATTATGTccaaaaagaattcaaaaaattgtCACGACAATTGTATAAAATCGAAGCGCTGCTAAAAGAGCCGAATGCAGGACGAGGTGACGAGGTTGTAGGACAAGAATTATTACCGTCGTTCCCGCTGATGACGCTTCAGCAATTTTTCGAATGCGACAATCAATTGAAAGTGGATGCGAACATGAGAAAACAATTC aTTCTGTGA